From a region of the Sporosarcina ureilytica genome:
- the pstB gene encoding phosphate ABC transporter ATP-binding protein PstB: protein MENKSWRKPVYETHGLNLWYGTTHALKNIDLSINEKEVTAIIGPSGCGKSTYLKTLNRMVEMVPNVHISGSLSFKGENILDKSMPVELLRSKVGMVFQKPNPFPKSIFENVAFGPKIHGIRNKAMLEKIVQESLEKAALWDEVKDRLHTSAYGLSGGQQQRLCIARCLAVDPEVILMDEPTSALDPVSTLKVEELIDSIKNDVTIAIVTHNMQQAARISDRTAFFLNGDVIECDATSKIFNNPSDKLTDDYINGRFG, encoded by the coding sequence ATGGAAAATAAAAGCTGGCGTAAACCCGTATATGAGACACATGGCCTTAACCTTTGGTATGGAACAACGCATGCGTTAAAAAATATAGATCTATCTATCAATGAAAAAGAAGTCACTGCAATCATTGGACCTTCTGGATGCGGTAAATCTACTTACCTAAAGACACTGAATCGAATGGTCGAAATGGTGCCTAACGTGCACATTTCAGGTAGCCTTTCATTTAAAGGTGAAAACATTTTGGATAAATCAATGCCAGTTGAACTACTACGTTCGAAAGTCGGCATGGTATTCCAAAAACCAAATCCATTCCCAAAATCAATTTTCGAGAACGTCGCATTTGGGCCTAAAATTCATGGTATCCGTAATAAAGCAATGCTCGAAAAAATCGTACAAGAAAGTTTAGAAAAAGCAGCACTTTGGGATGAAGTAAAAGACCGACTCCATACGAGTGCATATGGCTTATCTGGCGGTCAACAACAACGACTTTGTATCGCACGTTGTCTAGCAGTAGACCCAGAAGTAATCTTGATGGATGAACCGACATCAGCACTTGATCCAGTATCAACACTTAAAGTGGAAGAATTAATTGATTCCATTAAAAATGATGTTACGATTGCCATTGTTACGCATAACATGCAACAAGCTGCAAGAATTTCTGACCGAACTGCATTTTTCTTAAACGGTGACGTTATCGAATGTGATGCAACATCCAAAATCTTTAACAACCCTTCCGACAAATTGACGGACGACTATATTAATGGCCGTTTCGGCTAA
- a CDS encoding DUF2399 domain-containing protein — MLTTKAFLEQYICKVGESVAQINENEWEIQRWTARTFKTLGNVFATTQYEITPNDEVIKLNLQPNSRRNSLSLSESKKEESLEKGWLIQEVRFKKDGRTPLSTQYRMGPGLFIYYKLKAEEQVRADACLREMLHEEIGKSEKAYPTHFVKHLKQFMDEKSDNDSWGKERVRKFFHFLIAYLRLRRRQEHMEYKEIGATYYQKIGGSKEFDRYRDVFISRLEKWLGAPVQELGIISVGTIVPIYFSGHVLGKYSKYGVGTVHATTDIAVAEEDFCTDARIFWLVENRAVLTRMATEVPFLADTKSIILGVDGQIRGAHRKMIQQLCESGSIQKVMIWVDYDNAGDVIARDLVNLIGTIPFRIIGNKENLFTTYEAYVDWSQTVPHAEQEMTLGGEEQWRKWISL; from the coding sequence ATGCTAACGACGAAAGCGTTTTTAGAACAGTACATATGTAAAGTGGGAGAGTCTGTCGCTCAAATAAATGAAAATGAGTGGGAAATCCAACGTTGGACGGCACGTACATTTAAAACATTAGGCAATGTTTTTGCTACTACTCAGTATGAGATAACGCCAAATGATGAAGTGATCAAATTGAACTTGCAACCGAACTCGCGCAGGAATTCACTGTCTTTATCTGAAAGCAAGAAGGAAGAATCGCTTGAAAAAGGTTGGTTAATTCAAGAAGTTCGGTTTAAGAAAGACGGGAGAACACCGCTATCAACACAGTATCGGATGGGTCCTGGATTATTTATCTATTATAAATTAAAAGCAGAAGAGCAAGTGAGAGCGGATGCATGCTTGAGGGAAATGTTGCATGAGGAAATTGGAAAGTCTGAAAAAGCGTACCCAACGCATTTTGTCAAACATCTTAAGCAGTTTATGGATGAAAAAAGTGATAATGACTCGTGGGGGAAAGAGAGAGTTCGGAAGTTCTTTCATTTCTTAATCGCTTATTTACGTCTAAGAAGAAGACAAGAACATATGGAATATAAGGAAATTGGCGCAACGTATTATCAAAAAATCGGTGGATCAAAAGAATTTGATCGTTATCGTGATGTTTTTATCAGTCGATTAGAAAAATGGCTTGGGGCGCCCGTACAGGAGTTGGGGATTATCAGTGTTGGCACGATTGTTCCTATTTATTTCTCAGGTCATGTCTTGGGAAAATATTCAAAGTATGGTGTAGGAACTGTACATGCAACAACGGATATTGCAGTTGCAGAAGAAGATTTTTGTACGGATGCGCGTATTTTTTGGTTGGTTGAAAATCGTGCGGTATTAACTCGAATGGCAACGGAGGTCCCATTTTTAGCGGATACGAAGTCTATTATATTAGGTGTAGATGGCCAGATAAGAGGTGCACACCGAAAGATGATCCAACAACTTTGCGAGAGCGGCTCCATTCAAAAGGTGATGATCTGGGTCGATTATGATAACGCCGGAGATGTGATTGCCAGAGACTTAGTTAATTTAATTGGTACAATACCTTTTAGAATTATCGGAAATAAGGAGAATCTTTTCACGACATATGAAGCGTACGTTGACTGGTCACAGACAGTGCCGCATGCCGAGCAGGAAATGACGTTAGGAGGAGAGGAACAATGGAGGAAATGGATCAGTCTGTAA
- a CDS encoding SAM-dependent methyltransferase produces the protein MNEKERDRSLHIQTRSVGERIDQSAHYHHYEATPYWMLDELFKEYTLDRAGAFVDYGCGKGRVLFYVHHRFQVPVVGIEMNDQLYREALLNEASYLQHKKKVSKSIRIEHEFAESYRIADIDSCFFLFNPFSLQIFMKVIHHILRSVEANNRTVDIILYYPAEEYIDYLEMKTPFTLFKEVKMPRLSEINAREKFSVFRFEG, from the coding sequence ATGAATGAAAAGGAAAGAGATCGTTCACTCCATATCCAAACGAGAAGTGTTGGCGAACGAATCGATCAATCAGCACATTACCATCATTACGAAGCCACGCCTTATTGGATGTTGGATGAACTATTCAAAGAGTACACATTAGACCGAGCAGGTGCTTTTGTTGACTATGGCTGCGGAAAAGGGCGTGTTTTATTTTACGTTCATCATCGATTTCAAGTGCCTGTTGTTGGCATTGAAATGAATGACCAACTATATCGTGAAGCATTACTAAATGAAGCGTCTTATTTACAACATAAGAAAAAGGTAAGTAAGTCAATTCGAATTGAACATGAATTCGCGGAAAGCTATCGTATCGCTGACATTGACAGTTGTTTCTTTTTGTTCAATCCATTCTCCTTACAAATTTTTATGAAAGTGATTCATCATATTCTTCGATCGGTTGAAGCAAATAATCGTACGGTTGATATTATTCTTTACTATCCGGCAGAGGAATATATTGATTACCTAGAAATGAAAACACCATTTACTTTATTTAAAGAAGTGAAAATGCCTAGATTATCCGAAATAAACGCACGAGAAAAGTTTTCTGTTTTTCGATTTGAAGGCTGA
- a CDS encoding PrkA family serine protein kinase, translating into MDILNEVKRFREEEDSLKWEGTFAEYLDIVKERKEVAQTSHSRVYNMIKSAGITEKNGNRAYHFFDDEIFGLEKSIEKLVEEYFHPAAKRLDVRKRILLLMGPVSGGKSTIATMLKRGLEAYSKTDEGAVYAIKGCPMHEDPLHLIPNHLREDFFKEYGIRIEGSLTPLNTMRLEQEYGGRIEDVVVERIFFSEDKRVGIGTFTPSDPKSQDIADLTGSIDFSTIAEYGSESDPRAYRFDGEFNKANRGIMEFQEILKLDEKFLWHLLSLTQEGNFKAGRFALISADELIIAHTNETEYRSFIANKKNEALHSRIIVMPIPYNLKVTEEERIYEKMIKESDMSHVHIAPHALRVAAIFSVLTRLSDSKKQGIDIVKKMRMYDGESVEGVNQISVDELRKEFPNEGMEGIDPRYVINRISSAIIRKEVPSINALDVLRAIKDGLDQHASISKEDKEKYMNYISIARREFDEIAKKEVQKAFVYSYEESAKTLMDNYLDNVEAFCNKHKIKDPLTDEEMSPDEKLMRSIEEQIGISENAKKAFREEILIRISAFARKGKRFDFRSHDRLQEAIQKKLFDDLKDVVKITTSSAMPDETQLKKINEVVARLIDEYGYNSTSANELLRYVGSLLNR; encoded by the coding sequence ATGGATATTTTAAATGAAGTGAAGCGATTTAGAGAAGAAGAAGACAGTTTAAAATGGGAAGGTACATTTGCAGAATACTTGGACATTGTGAAAGAAAGAAAAGAAGTTGCACAAACGTCACATTCCCGTGTCTATAATATGATTAAAAGCGCTGGAATTACAGAGAAAAATGGGAATAGGGCGTACCACTTTTTTGATGACGAGATTTTTGGGCTAGAAAAATCAATTGAAAAATTAGTAGAAGAGTATTTTCATCCTGCTGCCAAAAGACTTGATGTTCGAAAACGAATCTTATTGTTAATGGGACCTGTTAGTGGTGGTAAGTCGACAATCGCGACAATGCTGAAACGTGGCTTAGAAGCTTATTCGAAAACTGACGAGGGTGCGGTATATGCGATTAAAGGTTGTCCGATGCATGAAGATCCATTGCATCTCATCCCGAATCATTTACGAGAGGATTTCTTTAAAGAGTATGGCATTCGGATTGAAGGAAGTCTAACGCCGCTTAATACGATGCGACTCGAACAAGAATACGGCGGACGAATTGAAGATGTCGTAGTAGAAAGGATATTCTTCTCAGAAGATAAGCGTGTCGGCATTGGAACATTTACTCCGTCTGATCCAAAATCACAAGATATTGCCGACTTAACGGGAAGTATCGACTTTTCAACGATTGCCGAGTACGGTTCAGAATCAGATCCACGTGCGTATCGTTTTGATGGAGAGTTTAATAAAGCGAACCGCGGCATTATGGAGTTCCAAGAAATCTTGAAGTTGGATGAGAAATTTTTATGGCATTTATTGTCACTGACACAAGAGGGGAATTTTAAGGCGGGTAGATTTGCGTTAATTAGCGCTGATGAATTAATAATCGCGCATACAAACGAAACGGAGTATCGTTCGTTTATAGCGAATAAAAAGAACGAAGCCCTCCATTCGAGAATTATTGTTATGCCTATTCCTTACAACTTAAAAGTGACTGAGGAAGAACGAATTTATGAAAAAATGATTAAAGAAAGTGATATGTCACACGTTCACATTGCCCCACATGCCCTTCGTGTCGCAGCGATATTCTCAGTATTAACCAGATTATCTGACTCGAAAAAGCAAGGCATCGATATCGTCAAGAAAATGCGCATGTACGACGGGGAAAGTGTTGAAGGGGTTAATCAAATAAGCGTTGACGAACTTCGAAAAGAGTTTCCAAATGAAGGTATGGAAGGGATTGACCCGCGTTATGTCATAAACCGGATTTCTTCTGCAATTATACGGAAAGAAGTCCCTTCTATTAATGCGCTGGACGTTTTACGGGCCATTAAAGATGGATTGGACCAACATGCCTCGATTTCAAAAGAAGATAAAGAGAAGTATATGAACTACATTTCAATCGCAAGGCGTGAGTTCGATGAAATTGCGAAAAAAGAAGTGCAAAAGGCATTTGTTTATTCGTACGAAGAATCGGCGAAAACGTTAATGGATAATTATCTCGATAATGTGGAGGCCTTTTGCAATAAACATAAAATCAAAGATCCGTTAACGGATGAGGAAATGAGCCCGGATGAGAAATTAATGCGTTCAATTGAGGAGCAAATCGGCATTTCCGAAAATGCAAAGAAGGCGTTTCGAGAAGAAATACTCATTCGAATTTCGGCGTTTGCACGAAAAGGCAAGCGCTTTGACTTCCGTTCCCACGATCGTTTGCAAGAAGCAATTCAAAAGAAATTGTTTGATGACTTAAAAGATGTCGTAAAAATTACAACGTCTTCCGCGATGCCTGATGAGACGCAGTTAAAGAAAATTAATGAAGTGGTCGCAAGACTGATTGATGAGTATGGCTATAATTCTACATCTGCCAATGAACTATTGCGTTATGTTGGAAGTTTGCTAAATCGATAG
- the yhbH gene encoding sporulation protein YhbH: protein MNEKQNEQFIISQENWSLHRKGYQDQQRHLDKVKDAIRNNLPDLISEESIIMSDGKDVIKIPIRSLDEYKIRYNADNSKHVGQGDGDSEVGDVVARDGEQGKGGAGKGGKPGDQPGEDYYEAEVSMAEVEEALFKELELPNLKRKEQAEIVIEKVEFNDIRKKGLIGNIDKKQTILTAIKRNAMKGKPSISPIHNDDLRFKTWDDVTKPESKAVVLAMMDTSGSMGTFEKYIARSFFFWMTKFLRSKYSTVEIEFIAHHTEAKVVSEHDFFHKGESGGTRCSSAYLKALELIEQKYNPSSYNIYPFHFSDGENISSDNAKCIELVNQIMEVSNMFGYGEVNAYSRYSTLMNTYKKIDDPKFRHYVLKEKGNVYDALKCFFRPELSSL from the coding sequence TTGAATGAAAAACAAAATGAACAGTTTATTATCTCGCAAGAAAATTGGTCCCTGCACCGTAAAGGGTATCAAGACCAACAACGTCATTTAGATAAAGTAAAAGATGCCATTCGGAATAATTTGCCTGATTTAATCAGTGAAGAAAGCATTATTATGTCAGATGGAAAAGATGTTATTAAAATTCCAATACGTTCGTTAGATGAGTACAAAATTAGATACAATGCTGACAATTCAAAGCATGTCGGACAAGGAGATGGGGATAGCGAAGTAGGAGATGTCGTTGCAAGAGACGGGGAGCAAGGAAAAGGGGGTGCCGGGAAGGGAGGGAAACCCGGCGATCAGCCCGGAGAAGACTATTATGAAGCGGAAGTTTCAATGGCTGAAGTAGAGGAAGCGTTATTTAAAGAACTTGAATTACCGAATTTAAAGCGGAAAGAACAAGCTGAAATTGTCATTGAAAAAGTTGAGTTTAATGATATTCGTAAAAAAGGTTTAATTGGTAACATTGATAAGAAACAAACAATCTTAACAGCAATAAAAAGGAATGCGATGAAAGGAAAACCGTCAATTTCGCCAATTCATAATGATGATTTACGATTTAAAACATGGGATGACGTGACAAAACCTGAGTCAAAAGCGGTTGTGCTTGCGATGATGGATACGAGTGGTTCTATGGGCACATTTGAAAAATATATTGCAAGAAGTTTCTTTTTCTGGATGACGAAATTTTTACGCTCCAAATATTCGACAGTAGAAATCGAGTTTATCGCCCATCATACAGAAGCGAAAGTCGTTTCGGAACATGACTTCTTTCATAAGGGAGAAAGTGGTGGAACGAGATGTTCATCAGCTTATTTAAAAGCGTTAGAATTAATTGAACAAAAATATAATCCTTCTAGTTATAACATTTACCCTTTCCATTTCTCAGACGGCGAAAATATTTCATCTGATAATGCAAAATGTATTGAACTCGTCAATCAGATTATGGAAGTGTCCAACATGTTTGGGTACGGTGAGGTAAATGCCTATAGCCGCTATTCAACATTAATGAATACGTATAAAAAAATTGACGACCCCAAGTTTCGCCATTATGTGTTAAAGGAAAAAGGAAATGTCTATGACGCATTGAAATGCTTTTTCCGTCCGGAGTTATCGTCTTTGTAA
- a CDS encoding SpoVR family protein: MSDIKALHYAIDEITEIANGFGLDYYPMRYEICPADIIYTFGAYGMPTRFTHWSFGKQFHKMKLQYDLGLSKIYELVINSNPCYAFLLDTNSLIQNKLIVAHVLAHCDFFKNNIRFVNTRGDMVESMTATAERIAAYEIEYGKDEVETFLDAVLAIQEHIDPSIVNRRLTAEEEEEYVSEDVVRKTEYDDLWQMDVPKKTFEKKKKSKKFPLIPEKDILLFIEQHSRHLEDWQRDILTMMREEMLYFWPQLETKIMNEGWASYWHQRILREMNLTADETVEFAKLNANVVQPSKTSINPYYLGLKIFEDIERRYNDPTEEMQEKGIVPNSGREKIFEVREIESDASFIRNYLTKELVQREDMYLFQKQGGDYKITDKDYENVREQLVSMRVNGGFPYIVVENGDYLLNGELYLVHKYEGTELDVPYLENVLPYIYRLWGRIVHMETIVKGREIVYSYDGKKVSRHYVG, encoded by the coding sequence TTGTCTGATATAAAAGCGTTACACTATGCAATCGATGAAATTACAGAGATTGCAAATGGATTTGGCTTAGATTACTACCCGATGCGCTACGAAATTTGCCCGGCCGATATTATCTATACATTTGGCGCATACGGCATGCCGACCCGTTTTACACATTGGAGTTTTGGGAAACAATTCCACAAGATGAAACTTCAATATGATTTAGGGCTAAGTAAAATTTATGAGTTGGTTATTAATTCCAATCCGTGTTATGCATTCTTATTGGATACAAATAGTTTAATTCAAAATAAATTAATTGTTGCGCATGTACTTGCACATTGCGATTTCTTTAAAAATAATATTCGTTTCGTGAATACGCGTGGTGATATGGTTGAAAGTATGACCGCGACTGCAGAAAGAATTGCAGCGTATGAGATAGAATATGGGAAAGATGAAGTCGAAACCTTTTTAGATGCTGTCCTTGCGATTCAGGAACACATCGATCCTTCCATTGTTAATCGGCGGTTAACGGCGGAGGAAGAAGAGGAATATGTATCGGAGGATGTTGTTCGTAAAACGGAATACGATGACTTGTGGCAAATGGACGTACCAAAAAAGACTTTTGAAAAAAAGAAAAAGAGTAAGAAATTCCCGCTTATACCCGAAAAAGATATATTATTATTTATTGAACAGCACAGTCGTCACTTAGAAGATTGGCAACGAGATATTTTGACAATGATGCGTGAAGAAATGCTTTACTTTTGGCCTCAACTCGAAACGAAAATCATGAACGAAGGATGGGCTTCCTATTGGCATCAAAGAATTTTAAGGGAAATGAATTTAACTGCAGATGAAACGGTGGAGTTTGCCAAATTAAATGCCAATGTCGTACAACCATCTAAAACCTCGATTAACCCTTATTATTTAGGGTTGAAAATATTCGAGGATATTGAAAGACGTTATAATGATCCAACAGAAGAGATGCAGGAAAAAGGCATTGTCCCGAATTCAGGAAGAGAAAAGATTTTTGAAGTAAGAGAGATCGAGTCAGATGCTTCGTTTATTCGAAACTATTTAACGAAAGAATTAGTGCAACGTGAAGATATGTATTTGTTTCAAAAGCAAGGCGGAGATTATAAAATCACCGATAAAGATTATGAAAATGTACGTGAACAACTCGTTTCGATGCGTGTGAATGGCGGATTTCCTTATATTGTCGTTGAAAATGGGGATTACTTATTAAACGGTGAATTGTATTTAGTGCATAAATATGAAGGTACGGAGCTCGATGTCCCTTATTTGGAAAATGTCTTGCCTTATATTTATCGGTTATGGGGACGCATCGTGCATATGGAAACAATTGTCAAAGGGAGAGAAATAGTCTATTCATATGACGGGAAAAAGGTGTCTAGACATTATGTAGGATAA
- a CDS encoding 2-hydroxyacid dehydrogenase, with translation MKPKVYLTYPVSEEVEGFIAKHCEIQKWDGEGRVPEEVLLREIKEIDGLYTSGSTTGKIDERLLSHAPYLKVVSNVSVGYNNFDVEAMRKRNVIGTNTPHVLNETVADLAFALLLASARRIVELDKFVKAGNWKPTTVYSDTYGKDVHGAKLGIIGMGRIGEAIARRAKFGFEMDIIYHNRTRKPDAEKKYEAAYRDLPTLLTEADYIILMTPLTSETFQLIGEEEFKLMKQSAVFINVSRGQTVDEQALIRALENGEIYAAGLDVFEKEPIDADNPLLTLPNVVTVPHIGSATAKTEAKMAMRAAENLVSVLTGNQPRDPVWQ, from the coding sequence ATGAAGCCAAAAGTTTATTTGACATATCCTGTTTCAGAAGAGGTAGAAGGTTTTATTGCCAAGCATTGTGAGATTCAGAAGTGGGATGGGGAAGGCAGAGTACCTGAAGAAGTGCTGTTAAGGGAAATAAAAGAAATTGATGGGCTTTATACGTCAGGAAGCACGACTGGAAAAATTGATGAGCGTCTATTAAGTCATGCACCATACTTAAAAGTCGTCAGTAATGTGTCTGTTGGCTATAATAATTTTGATGTTGAAGCCATGCGTAAAAGAAATGTGATCGGCACGAATACACCGCATGTGTTGAATGAAACTGTTGCAGATTTAGCTTTTGCATTACTTTTAGCGTCTGCCCGTCGAATCGTTGAGTTAGATAAGTTTGTGAAAGCAGGAAATTGGAAACCTACGACTGTTTATTCGGATACATATGGAAAAGATGTGCATGGTGCCAAATTGGGGATTATCGGGATGGGACGTATCGGTGAAGCCATTGCAAGGCGAGCAAAATTTGGCTTTGAGATGGATATTATTTATCATAACCGTACGAGAAAGCCTGATGCAGAAAAAAAGTACGAAGCGGCGTATCGTGATTTACCAACACTCTTGACGGAAGCCGATTACATAATTTTAATGACGCCATTAACATCGGAAACTTTTCAATTAATTGGGGAAGAAGAGTTTAAATTAATGAAACAATCCGCGGTCTTTATTAATGTATCGCGTGGACAAACTGTCGACGAACAAGCATTAATTCGCGCATTAGAAAATGGAGAGATTTATGCGGCTGGACTAGACGTGTTTGAAAAGGAACCAATCGATGCGGACAATCCATTATTAACGTTACCAAACGTCGTTACGGTTCCACATATCGGTTCTGCAACAGCAAAAACAGAAGCGAAAATGGCGATGCGGGCGGCGGAAAACTTAGTATCCGTTTTAACTGGGAATCAACCACGAGACCCAGTGTGGCAGTAA
- a CDS encoding RluA family pseudouridine synthase, whose protein sequence is MKINILYEDNHLLVVEKPVNIPVQEDASKDKDLLTILKEDIKVRYNKPGNVYLALVHRLDRPVGGVMVFAKTSKAASRLSDVIRRNHLERRYLAVVRGTPKQEKAKLEHFLYKDTSRNIVRSVPENYKGAKKAILEYELLGSREGLSLLAVKLHTGRSHQIRVQLSTIGHPLFGDQKYGQQQNQKGQQIALWANLLEFPHPTTKELVSVQSPPPSEYPWNLW, encoded by the coding sequence ATGAAAATTAATATTTTATATGAAGATAATCATCTACTTGTCGTTGAAAAACCGGTAAATATTCCAGTACAAGAAGACGCGAGTAAAGATAAAGACTTGTTAACCATTTTAAAAGAAGACATTAAAGTACGTTATAATAAACCGGGAAACGTCTATTTAGCACTTGTTCATCGTTTAGATCGTCCAGTTGGCGGCGTTATGGTATTTGCGAAAACGTCAAAGGCCGCTTCACGATTATCGGACGTCATTCGTAGGAACCATTTAGAAAGAAGATATTTAGCGGTCGTAAGAGGAACACCGAAACAGGAAAAGGCGAAACTAGAACATTTTCTATATAAAGACACCTCAAGGAATATCGTTCGTTCCGTGCCAGAAAATTATAAAGGAGCGAAGAAAGCGATCCTGGAATATGAGTTGTTGGGAAGTCGGGAAGGGCTTAGTTTATTAGCAGTAAAGCTGCATACGGGTCGTTCACATCAAATACGGGTTCAACTTTCTACAATTGGTCACCCATTATTCGGTGACCAAAAGTATGGCCAACAACAAAATCAAAAAGGGCAGCAAATTGCATTATGGGCAAATTTGCTTGAATTTCCGCATCCGACGACCAAAGAATTGGTCAGTGTACAATCGCCGCCACCAAGCGAATATCCATGGAACTTATGGTGA
- a CDS encoding YitT family protein: MIRTFKQSVTFEYIQIIVGAALVGLAFNIFYLPARLAAGGVSGMSTILYELFQFNPAYVQWLINIPLLIIGVIFVGREFGVKTFVGTLSVPLVIWLTGDMALTVENPLLSAIYGGAVLGVGLGIVYRGNGSTGGTTLIAQILKKYTGLSSGFSQLVVDGFVVVTSAFVFDFELALYALMSIYVTSKIIDFVQLQTSPTKLILIITDKDEKIQSIIKNEMNRGLTKVKTIGGYSNAEKTMVLCVVEQSEAVYFKKLLQEEEPESFVIFLNASEILGRGFSRAQFDRDELKKVD, from the coding sequence ATGATTCGTACATTTAAACAATCGGTTACATTTGAATATATACAAATTATCGTAGGGGCGGCACTCGTTGGACTAGCTTTTAATATCTTCTATTTGCCGGCTCGCTTAGCAGCTGGTGGCGTTTCGGGCATGAGTACGATATTATATGAGCTCTTTCAGTTCAACCCTGCTTATGTACAATGGTTAATTAATATTCCGCTTCTCATTATCGGCGTTATTTTTGTTGGCAGAGAGTTTGGTGTGAAAACTTTTGTTGGTACATTGTCAGTTCCTTTAGTAATTTGGCTAACGGGAGACATGGCATTGACTGTTGAAAATCCCTTGTTAAGTGCCATTTATGGTGGGGCAGTTTTAGGGGTCGGCTTAGGAATCGTTTATCGTGGAAACGGGTCAACGGGCGGGACGACACTCATTGCACAAATTTTAAAGAAATATACTGGACTATCAAGCGGGTTTTCTCAACTCGTTGTCGATGGATTTGTTGTGGTCACATCAGCGTTTGTATTTGATTTTGAACTCGCGTTGTACGCTTTAATGTCAATTTACGTGACGAGTAAGATAATTGACTTCGTTCAGTTGCAAACGTCGCCGACGAAGTTAATTCTTATTATTACGGATAAGGATGAAAAAATCCAATCCATTATAAAAAATGAAATGAACCGCGGTTTAACAAAAGTAAAAACAATCGGCGGCTATTCAAACGCAGAAAAGACGATGGTTTTATGTGTAGTTGAACAATCAGAAGCGGTCTATTTTAAGAAACTATTGCAAGAAGAAGAACCCGAGTCATTCGTTATATTCTTGAATGCGTCGGAAATTTTAGGACGTGGTTTTTCAAGAGCCCAATTTGATCGGGATGAATTAAAGAAGGTCGATTAA
- a CDS encoding SDR family oxidoreductase: MTIFLTGSTGFLGGKLLTNLIQSTDHTLYVLVRNFERAERMISKLPDGSAERIRLFKGDITQENCGLSQTDIDEIKGNIDIVYHLAALVKFDEALRDELFSINYDGTKHVLELAKQLGVSKFYYISTAYTIGKHDYGVEKLYPIEAKGHNPYEESKVKSEHLAFSYANDFDVSIFRPSIIVGDSNTGEADSEFTLYGFMRALDVFKRRIARVSESTNTIYRVIGSKDATSNFVPVNYVADILAIAESKAEPNTIYHITNPNPATNYDILTLIKNALDFNQLEIIEDPRNTVLRPEEERLNELIDVFNVYLSRSFNFDDSNTQKLIQDTHVTHLNMSHDTLKMIINAYFDLNG; this comes from the coding sequence TTGACAATTTTCTTAACGGGTTCAACAGGATTTCTCGGCGGCAAATTACTCACGAATTTAATACAATCGACTGACCATACATTATATGTGCTTGTCCGAAACTTTGAGAGGGCAGAACGAATGATTAGTAAACTTCCAGACGGGTCTGCAGAACGCATTCGTCTTTTCAAAGGTGATATTACGCAAGAAAATTGCGGCTTGTCCCAAACAGACATTGATGAGATAAAAGGAAATATAGATATTGTTTACCATCTCGCGGCTCTCGTTAAATTTGACGAAGCGTTACGGGACGAACTATTTTCAATTAACTATGATGGGACAAAACACGTACTAGAACTTGCCAAACAACTTGGCGTCTCTAAGTTCTATTATATTAGCACAGCCTATACAATCGGGAAGCATGATTACGGTGTGGAGAAACTGTATCCAATCGAAGCGAAAGGTCATAATCCTTATGAGGAAAGTAAAGTAAAATCTGAACATCTTGCTTTTTCTTATGCGAATGATTTTGACGTTTCCATTTTCCGACCATCCATTATTGTTGGTGATTCCAATACGGGAGAAGCTGATTCGGAATTTACGTTGTACGGCTTTATGCGTGCACTCGATGTATTTAAACGACGTATTGCACGGGTATCTGAAAGCACCAATACCATTTACCGTGTAATTGGCAGTAAAGATGCTACCTCTAACTTCGTACCTGTCAATTACGTGGCTGATATATTGGCCATCGCTGAAAGTAAAGCAGAACCAAATACGATTTATCATATAACAAACCCTAATCCGGCTACAAACTATGATATTTTAACACTTATTAAAAATGCGCTTGATTTTAATCAACTGGAAATTATTGAAGACCCTCGGAATACGGTATTAAGACCGGAAGAAGAACGATTAAATGAGTTAATTGACGTTTTTAATGTGTACTTATCTAGGTCATTTAATTTTGACGATTCGAATACACAAAAACTTATCCAAGACACACACGTAACACATCTAAACATGTCTCATGATACATTAAAAATGATTATCAATGCCTATTTTGACCTTAATGGCTAA